Proteins encoded by one window of Oceanibaculum indicum P24:
- a CDS encoding DMT family transporter → MNMSLRDIALIIFVMAVWGANFGVSKLGLQELPPLLLVGLRFALTALFLVPFTRLPRDKMLPVLLLSTTLGLLHFALMFTGLQKVDASTAAIAVQIQVPFSALLAAIFFKDKLGWRRALGMALAIAGVVLLAGEPQTSSNILYLGMILTASMIWAVSAIQMKQLSDLDTLTLNGWMGLFAAPQLLVGSWLLEDGQTEAIANAGWQGWGAVAFMAVAVTIIGYGIWMQMLRRYQVNQVMPFTLLAPMFGVLAGVIMLGESLSLLKLAGGALTILGVAIITVRRPQQAQPVAPRS, encoded by the coding sequence ATGAATATGAGCCTGCGCGACATCGCCCTCATCATCTTCGTCATGGCGGTCTGGGGGGCCAATTTCGGCGTCAGCAAGCTGGGGCTTCAGGAATTGCCGCCGCTGCTGCTGGTCGGGCTGCGCTTCGCGCTGACCGCCCTGTTCCTGGTGCCCTTCACCCGGCTGCCGCGCGACAAGATGCTGCCGGTGCTGCTGCTCAGCACCACGCTCGGGCTGCTGCATTTCGCGCTGATGTTCACCGGCCTGCAGAAGGTGGATGCCAGCACCGCCGCCATCGCGGTGCAGATCCAGGTGCCCTTCTCCGCCCTGCTGGCCGCCATCTTCTTCAAGGACAAGCTGGGCTGGCGGCGCGCGCTGGGCATGGCGCTGGCGATTGCCGGGGTGGTGCTGCTGGCGGGCGAGCCGCAGACCAGCAGCAACATCCTGTATCTCGGCATGATCCTCACCGCCTCGATGATCTGGGCGGTTTCGGCAATCCAGATGAAGCAGCTTTCGGATCTGGACACGCTGACGCTGAATGGCTGGATGGGGCTGTTCGCGGCGCCGCAGCTGCTGGTCGGCTCCTGGCTGCTGGAAGACGGCCAGACGGAGGCCATCGCCAACGCCGGCTGGCAGGGCTGGGGGGCGGTCGCCTTTATGGCAGTCGCGGTCACCATAATCGGCTATGGTATCTGGATGCAGATGCTGAGGCGCTATCAGGTGAACCAGGTCATGCCCTTCACATTGCTGGCCCCGATGTTCGGCGTGTTGGCCGGCGTGATCATGCTGGGCGAGAGCCTGAGCCTGCTGAAGCTGGCGGGCGGTGCCCTCACTATCCTCGGTGTCGCCATCATCACCGTGCGCCGGCCGCAGCAGGCGCAGCCCGTGGCCCCAAGGTCGTAG
- a CDS encoding N-acetylmuramoyl-L-alanine amidase — protein sequence MSVIDSPSPNFGPRRDGRKPDLVVLHYTGMKSAAEALERMCDPASEVSAHYMIDEDGTCHRLVDEAMRAWHAGVACWAGERDVNSISIGIELVNPGHEHGYRPFPDPQIARLVALCSEMKTRHGIAPHRFVGHSDVAPARKQDPGELFPWKDMARQGFGIWPKPNHAGAPVAPMEAAFLLAEIGYDIADLPASIAAFQRRYRPSLIDGQLDRETAGLINGLARMLPRQDALQGE from the coding sequence ATGAGCGTCATCGACAGCCCCTCGCCGAATTTCGGGCCGCGCCGCGACGGCCGGAAACCCGATCTGGTGGTGCTGCACTATACCGGTATGAAAAGCGCCGCCGAGGCGCTGGAGCGGATGTGCGATCCGGCGTCCGAGGTCAGCGCGCACTACATGATCGACGAGGACGGCACCTGCCACCGTCTGGTGGACGAGGCGATGCGCGCCTGGCATGCCGGTGTGGCCTGCTGGGCCGGGGAGCGCGATGTGAACTCCATCTCCATCGGCATCGAGCTGGTCAATCCGGGGCATGAGCATGGCTACCGCCCCTTCCCCGACCCGCAGATCGCCCGGCTGGTCGCGCTATGCAGCGAGATGAAGACCCGGCATGGGATAGCGCCCCACCGCTTTGTCGGCCATTCCGACGTGGCCCCGGCGCGCAAGCAGGACCCGGGCGAGCTGTTCCCCTGGAAAGACATGGCCCGGCAGGGCTTTGGCATCTGGCCGAAACCGAACCATGCCGGCGCCCCCGTGGCACCGATGGAGGCCGCCTTCCTGCTGGCCGAGATCGGCTATGACATCGCCGACCTGCCGGCTTCCATCGCCGCCTTCCAGCGCCGATACCGGCCATCGCTGATTGACGGGCAGCTGGACCGCGAAACCGCCGGCCTGATCAACGGCCTCGCCCGCATGCTGCCGCGCCAGGATGCGCTGCAGGGGGAGTAA